A single window of Vibrio sp. SCSIO 43137 DNA harbors:
- a CDS encoding nucleoside-specific channel-forming Tsx family protein, whose translation MKNHILTLCLGAAVAGGALSGQAVAADYTDGDIHKNDYKWMQFNLMGAFNEKGFTESSHDYLEMEFGGRSGIFDLYGYVDVFNLTSDSNSDKNGAEKIFMKFAPRVSLDALTEKDLSFGAVKELYISTLMEWGGNSNVNNQKIGLGADVELPWLGKVGVNLYRYYNGNDKKWDGYQLSANWFKPFYFFDNGSFLSYQGYFDYQFAMDDKPVTKTSRGGAMFHGLYWHSERYALGYGLKAYDDVFGLKDGALGDKPQSSGIGHYIAATYKF comes from the coding sequence ATGAAAAATCACATACTCACTTTGTGCCTCGGAGCGGCAGTAGCAGGCGGTGCTTTGTCTGGTCAGGCTGTAGCGGCAGATTACACCGATGGTGATATTCATAAAAATGATTATAAGTGGATGCAGTTTAACCTGATGGGAGCGTTTAACGAAAAGGGTTTTACTGAGTCCAGCCATGACTATCTGGAGATGGAATTTGGCGGCCGTTCCGGCATTTTCGACCTGTATGGCTATGTGGATGTGTTTAATCTCACCTCCGACAGCAACAGCGATAAAAATGGTGCAGAGAAGATCTTTATGAAGTTTGCACCGCGTGTTTCTCTGGATGCCTTAACAGAGAAAGATCTGTCATTCGGAGCGGTGAAAGAGCTTTATATTTCTACCCTGATGGAGTGGGGCGGCAACAGCAATGTGAACAACCAGAAGATAGGCCTTGGTGCAGATGTAGAGCTGCCATGGCTCGGCAAGGTTGGCGTAAACCTTTATCGCTATTACAACGGCAACGATAAAAAGTGGGACGGTTATCAGTTATCGGCCAACTGGTTTAAGCCTTTTTACTTTTTCGACAACGGTTCGTTCCTCTCTTATCAGGGCTATTTCGATTATCAGTTTGCTATGGACGATAAACCTGTAACCAAAACTTCCCGTGGTGGCGCTATGTTCCATGGCCTCTACTGGCATTCGGAACGTTACGCGCTGGGTTACGGCCTGAAAGCCTATGATGATGTGTTCGGCCTTAAAGACGGAGCACTGGGTGATAAGCCTCAGTCTTCAGGGATTGGCCACTATATCGCAGCAACGTATAAGTTCTGA
- a CDS encoding methyl-accepting chemotaxis protein: MNEVKFRWIDGQLIRLKLREKFLLLIGLMLLPLLLLKSVFDSANDGLIETLIKNEREFAPAIAARVNQFVETNGSEALDSHGDRIQTIVAEEIHKTVMKNGEIDIYGYVTDLHLLCIGAVAVMVTVFAYWIVTNISGAMFSINRALNELADGDLTTRTHFMPSRDEFSSIGMAVDRVAEREENLVRESRNIVELVRDLSQRIERSVESSEKMAAHQLKGLESLSTATEQLATSVNDVASFSSGSSELAGSSLQMVSQGCSEVEATKLALNELSGSIYKVSEAVTSLDQISEVIDKSVSAINYISEQTNLLALNAAIEAARAGELGRGFAVVADEVRSLAGSAQKSTEEIQNKTVFLKEHCQALSSLTGHIVSNVENCGLCWKGWTLTTFL, translated from the coding sequence ATGAATGAAGTTAAGTTTCGTTGGATAGACGGCCAGTTAATCAGGTTAAAACTGCGTGAGAAGTTTTTGCTGTTAATTGGCTTGATGCTCTTGCCCTTGCTGCTTCTGAAATCTGTGTTTGATAGTGCTAACGATGGCCTGATCGAGACCTTGATTAAAAATGAGCGGGAGTTTGCCCCTGCCATTGCAGCAAGGGTGAACCAGTTTGTTGAAACGAATGGTTCTGAAGCACTTGATAGCCACGGGGATCGGATTCAGACCATAGTGGCAGAAGAGATCCATAAAACGGTAATGAAAAACGGCGAGATAGATATCTACGGTTACGTTACGGATCTTCACCTGCTTTGCATCGGTGCTGTGGCGGTTATGGTCACCGTTTTTGCCTACTGGATCGTCACCAATATCAGCGGCGCAATGTTTAGCATTAACAGGGCGCTGAATGAACTGGCCGATGGCGACTTAACAACCCGTACCCACTTTATGCCCTCCCGGGATGAGTTCAGCAGCATTGGTATGGCAGTCGACAGGGTGGCAGAGAGGGAGGAAAATCTGGTGCGGGAGAGCAGAAACATTGTTGAATTGGTGCGCGATCTCAGCCAGCGGATAGAACGTTCTGTTGAAAGCAGTGAAAAGATGGCTGCCCATCAGCTTAAGGGGCTGGAGAGCCTGAGTACGGCAACGGAACAGTTGGCTACATCGGTAAATGATGTTGCCAGTTTTTCGTCCGGTTCTTCTGAGCTGGCAGGGAGCTCTTTGCAGATGGTCTCTCAGGGTTGCAGTGAAGTTGAAGCGACAAAACTGGCGCTCAATGAACTCTCCGGCAGTATTTATAAAGTCTCTGAGGCCGTTACCTCACTGGATCAGATCAGCGAAGTGATAGATAAATCTGTGTCGGCTATCAATTACATTTCTGAGCAGACTAACCTGCTGGCCCTGAATGCAGCGATTGAAGCGGCAAGAGCCGGTGAGCTTGGCAGAGGCTTCGCTGTTGTCGCTGATGAGGTAAGAAGCCTAGCCGGCAGCGCGCAAAAGTCTACCGAAGAGATTCAGAACAAGACAGTGTTTCTGAAAGAGCATTGTCAGGCTCTTAGCTCGCTGACAGGGCATATTGTCAGCAACGTTGAAAACTGCGGGCTCTGCTGGAAAGGGTGGACACTAACAACCTTTCTGTAG